A genomic segment from Neobacillus sp. YX16 encodes:
- the ribB gene encoding 3,4-dihydroxy-2-butanone-4-phosphate synthase, whose protein sequence is MFDNMEEALNDLKEGKVIIVCDDEDRENEGDFISLAEKATPEVINLMATHGRGLICVPIDEDLAQKLELFPMVAVNTDVHGTAFTVSIDHKYSTTGISAFERSATVLSMLDPESKPSDFKRPGHIFPLVAKKGGVLRRTGHTEAAVDLARLCGSMPAGVICEIMNEDGTMARVPELRKIADELNVKMITIKDLIEYRNKKDKLVKREVEINLPTEFGDFKAAGYSNVIDGKEHLALIKGEINSENPILVRVHSECLTGDVFGSYQCQCRPQLHAALTQIEQEGNGVLLYIRQGGSGLLDKLREDSHNTFEGNERNGIGEELREFGIGAQVLKDLGIRKMKLLTNNPRKIKGIKGYDLEIVETVPLQMELHEEKVK, encoded by the coding sequence TTGTTTGATAATATGGAAGAAGCATTGAATGATTTAAAAGAAGGTAAAGTCATCATTGTTTGTGATGACGAAGACAGAGAAAATGAAGGTGACTTTATCTCTTTAGCTGAAAAGGCTACACCAGAGGTAATCAATCTAATGGCTACACATGGTAGAGGATTAATCTGCGTTCCAATTGACGAGGACTTAGCACAGAAACTTGAACTTTTTCCAATGGTTGCAGTTAATACAGATGTGCATGGTACGGCGTTTACAGTCAGTATTGACCATAAATATTCAACCACAGGTATTTCTGCCTTTGAGCGTTCCGCAACTGTATTAAGCATGCTTGACCCTGAATCTAAGCCTTCTGATTTCAAGAGACCAGGTCATATATTCCCTTTAGTGGCCAAAAAAGGCGGAGTTTTGAGGAGAACAGGTCACACTGAGGCGGCAGTAGATTTGGCAAGATTATGCGGATCTATGCCTGCAGGAGTCATTTGTGAAATCATGAATGAAGATGGCACAATGGCACGTGTGCCGGAGTTGCGGAAAATTGCCGATGAGCTTAATGTGAAGATGATCACCATTAAAGATTTAATTGAATACCGCAATAAAAAAGACAAGCTAGTTAAACGAGAAGTGGAAATAAATTTACCAACGGAATTTGGTGATTTTAAGGCTGCAGGGTATTCAAATGTTATTGATGGAAAAGAACATTTAGCATTAATAAAAGGAGAAATAAATTCTGAGAATCCTATCCTTGTTCGTGTGCATTCAGAGTGTTTAACAGGCGATGTTTTTGGGTCGTACCAATGTCAGTGCAGACCACAGTTACATGCAGCATTAACACAAATTGAACAGGAAGGAAATGGTGTGCTCCTATATATACGTCAGGGAGGCAGTGGTTTACTTGATAAATTGCGGGAGGATAGTCATAACACCTTCGAGGGAAATGAAAGGAATGGAATTGGAGAAGAGCTAAGGGAATTTGGCATCGGTGCCCAAGTTTTAAAAGATTTAGGGATTAGAAAAATGAAGTTGTTAACCAATAACCCGCGAAAAATTAAAGGCATTAAGGGATATGATCTTGAAATCGTCGAAACCGTTCCCTTGCAAATGGAATTACACGAGGAAAAAGTAAAATAA
- the ribE gene encoding 6,7-dimethyl-8-ribityllumazine synthase translates to MSNFYEGNLVGSGLKIGIVVGRFNEFITSKLLSGAQDALKRHGVSEEDVDIAWVPGAFEIPLIAQKMANSKKYDAVITLGTVIRGSTPHFDYVCNEVAKGVSKINLDSGIPVIFGVLTTDSIEQAIERAGTKAGNKGWDVATGAIEMANLIRNME, encoded by the coding sequence ATGAGTAATTTTTATGAAGGTAATTTAGTAGGATCAGGTTTAAAAATTGGAATTGTTGTGGGACGTTTTAATGAATTTATTACCAGCAAATTGCTGAGCGGTGCACAGGATGCCTTAAAAAGACATGGTGTAAGTGAGGAAGATGTGGACATCGCATGGGTGCCAGGAGCATTTGAAATTCCGCTAATTGCTCAAAAAATGGCAAATAGTAAAAAGTATGATGCTGTTATTACATTAGGTACCGTTATTCGCGGTTCCACACCACATTTTGACTATGTATGTAATGAAGTAGCCAAGGGTGTTTCAAAAATTAATCTCGATAGCGGCATCCCCGTTATTTTTGGAGTTTTAACAACAGATTCGATTGAACAAGCAATTGAGCGAGCAGGAACAAAGGCTGGAAATAAAGGATGGGATGTAGCGACTGGTGCCATTGAAATGGCTAATTTAATCCGAAATATGGAATAA
- the cbiB gene encoding adenosylcobinamide-phosphate synthase CbiB, with translation MIAYHLIAITIAYFIDKLVGDPPHWPHPVRWIGSLISFFEKRLNHGKSKRLKGVAMLLFVLLIAFLIVKVFVVISYRIHPIAGIIVESIIIATTIAQKSLKEASLDVYGPLEKGDLAGARIKLSYIVGRDTETLNEGEIARGAIETVAENTSDGVTAPLFWALIGGAPLAMVYRATNTCDSMVGYVNDRYKDFGWASAKWDDVMNWIPSRVTGILMLIGTKPNKMEYRRAWMILFRDAKKHPSPNSGWGEAAVAAILGIQLGGINYYKGILSNRARMGEPLHPIQAGHILLANRILDKTVFLFLLFLWIGGMILEMAITWIKSAAPF, from the coding sequence ATGATTGCCTATCATTTGATTGCTATAACCATTGCATATTTCATTGATAAGCTAGTAGGAGATCCCCCTCATTGGCCACATCCTGTTAGATGGATAGGATCGTTGATTTCATTCTTCGAAAAACGCTTAAATCATGGAAAAAGTAAAAGATTAAAAGGGGTCGCTATGCTCCTTTTTGTTTTATTGATAGCCTTCTTGATAGTAAAGGTATTTGTAGTAATTAGTTATAGGATTCACCCAATTGCTGGTATTATCGTTGAAAGTATTATTATTGCAACAACAATTGCCCAAAAAAGTTTAAAAGAAGCTTCGCTTGATGTCTATGGCCCCTTAGAAAAAGGGGACTTGGCTGGTGCAAGAATAAAACTATCTTACATTGTCGGAAGAGATACAGAAACATTAAATGAAGGTGAAATTGCACGCGGAGCAATCGAGACGGTGGCTGAAAATACGAGTGACGGGGTGACAGCACCGTTGTTTTGGGCCCTAATTGGGGGAGCGCCGCTGGCAATGGTTTATCGTGCAACGAATACCTGTGATTCGATGGTAGGATATGTGAATGATAGATATAAAGATTTCGGCTGGGCTTCTGCTAAATGGGATGATGTAATGAATTGGATTCCAAGCAGAGTTACAGGAATCCTTATGCTAATCGGGACAAAGCCTAACAAAATGGAGTATAGACGGGCTTGGATGATATTGTTCCGAGATGCCAAGAAGCATCCGAGTCCAAACAGCGGCTGGGGTGAAGCAGCGGTGGCTGCCATTTTAGGGATTCAGCTTGGCGGTATAAATTATTACAAAGGAATACTTTCAAATCGGGCAAGGATGGGGGAGCCTCTTCACCCCATTCAAGCAGGTCATATTTTATTAGCTAATAGAATCTTAGATAAAACAGTCTTTTTATTTTTGCTGTTTTTATGGATAGGAGGGATGATTCTTGAAATGGCCATCACATGGATCAAATCCGCAGCACCTTTTTAA
- a CDS encoding adenosylcobinamide amidohydrolase, translating into MLRVQDVSGGYSDESVLKDISFEVQTGELFGILGPNGSGKTTLLKMISGILPIARGDIFIKEKRLQEYNSKQLAQIVAVLSQHSQQSFSYTVKETVSLGRYAHQSGWFQTWGEMDESIVQRVMKQTGIASFQNKSIQELSGGEKQRVFLAQALAQEPEILLLDEPTNHLDLSYQKELLDLLKHWTTETGLTVLSIFHDLNLAGLYCDRLLLLENGSININHIPNEVLREERIRDVYHTEIKKHPHPRVAAPQMVLLPKEKQEKKKIQIDERMLRRTNEFIELKAPSHLRTMSSGVIGSGTGWHHTFVNRHVDKDYNCSDHRKEMAGFLKEKGFEPSETVGMMTAVILEDVSFKHIEGTGFSVFVLVTAGVGNAIDCSKSEQHTFDQVPGTINTWIFVNGELTEEAFIQSIMTATEAKAKALHDLSVIDGVTGTIATGTSTDSILIAATQTGEVLEYAGTITPLGKLIGKAVYECTAEGIRKSQKRKFV; encoded by the coding sequence ATGCTTAGGGTTCAAGATGTTTCAGGCGGTTATTCAGATGAATCTGTACTCAAGGATATTTCCTTTGAAGTTCAAACAGGTGAGTTATTCGGGATATTGGGACCTAATGGAAGCGGCAAGACGACTTTGTTAAAAATGATTAGTGGAATCCTGCCGATTGCTAGAGGTGATATATTTATTAAAGAGAAAAGGCTTCAGGAATATAATTCTAAACAACTTGCACAAATCGTAGCGGTTTTATCACAACATTCACAGCAATCCTTTTCTTATACCGTTAAAGAAACCGTTTCACTTGGCCGTTATGCCCATCAATCAGGCTGGTTTCAGACCTGGGGAGAAATGGATGAAAGTATCGTACAGCGTGTAATGAAGCAGACGGGTATCGCTTCCTTCCAAAATAAAAGTATTCAAGAGTTATCCGGTGGTGAAAAACAAAGGGTATTTCTGGCGCAAGCTCTTGCTCAAGAACCCGAAATTCTTCTTTTAGATGAACCAACGAACCACTTAGATTTATCTTATCAAAAGGAATTACTGGATTTATTAAAACACTGGACGACAGAAACGGGTTTAACAGTCCTTTCAATCTTTCATGATTTAAATCTTGCAGGCTTATATTGTGATCGATTGCTACTGCTTGAAAACGGAAGTATTAATATCAACCATATCCCGAATGAAGTGCTAAGGGAAGAAAGAATACGAGACGTCTATCATACTGAAATTAAGAAGCATCCCCATCCAAGAGTAGCAGCTCCTCAAATGGTGTTATTACCCAAAGAGAAGCAGGAAAAGAAAAAAATACAAATCGATGAAAGGATGCTGCGAAGGACCAATGAGTTTATCGAGTTAAAAGCACCTTCACATTTAAGGACGATGTCTTCTGGGGTTATTGGATCGGGAACAGGCTGGCATCATACGTTTGTTAATCGACATGTTGATAAGGACTATAACTGCAGTGATCATCGCAAGGAAATGGCAGGCTTTTTAAAAGAAAAGGGCTTTGAACCTTCTGAAACAGTAGGAATGATGACAGCAGTCATCCTTGAAGATGTTTCCTTTAAGCACATCGAAGGGACTGGTTTTTCTGTCTTTGTTCTCGTAACCGCGGGTGTTGGTAACGCCATAGACTGTTCCAAAAGTGAACAGCATACCTTTGATCAGGTGCCTGGCACCATCAATACCTGGATTTTCGTTAATGGTGAGTTAACGGAGGAAGCATTTATTCAATCTATAATGACTGCTACAGAAGCAAAGGCGAAAGCACTACATGATTTAAGCGTTATCGATGGAGTGACAGGCACCATTGCTACTGGTACTTCGACGGATAGTATTTTAATTGCTGCTACCCAGACTGGTGAGGTTTTGGAATATGCGGGTACCATTACTCCTTTAGGAAAACTCATTGGAAAAGCCGTATACGAGTGCACGGCTGAGGGTATTCGAAAATCTCAAAAAAGGAAATTCGTATGA
- a CDS encoding iron ABC transporter permease, translating to MQRLSIRKFLNNKVLAYLIAGSFLLLSILLGISIGTVSVPIFTIIQIIISKLFGLISLDQIDPMFSSIVLNIRLPRVILAGLVGASLAIAGAAFQGLLRNPLADPYTLGVSSGASVGAVLTLFFNLSIPIIGSFTLPLLSILFSWVTIFLVLAFARKIERSMRVETIILTGIIFSSFLGAIISLMIALTGDELRQIIGWLLGSVSMRGWEYIKIISPFFVLGSVILIFNAKELNAMSFGEERAHHLGVNVQKRKLMILTAGSILTGAAVAVSGTIGFVGLVIPHLSRLLWGPDHRHLLPLSIITGSGFLIVADLISRTIISPTELPIGVITALFGAPVFALILLQRKRTERSG from the coding sequence TTGCAAAGGCTGTCTATCCGGAAGTTTTTAAATAATAAAGTATTAGCCTATTTGATAGCAGGAAGCTTCCTGCTCCTTTCAATTTTATTGGGTATTTCGATAGGAACCGTTTCGGTTCCTATCTTTACCATTATCCAAATCATAATATCGAAGCTATTTGGCTTAATTTCACTAGATCAAATTGACCCCATGTTTTCGAGTATTGTTTTAAACATTCGTTTACCACGAGTTATATTGGCTGGTTTAGTAGGAGCATCACTAGCGATTGCAGGAGCGGCCTTTCAAGGTCTATTAAGGAATCCATTAGCGGATCCCTATACGTTAGGCGTATCATCAGGTGCGTCCGTCGGGGCGGTACTCACTTTGTTTTTTAACCTATCAATCCCTATAATCGGAAGCTTTACGCTGCCATTACTCAGCATTTTGTTTTCATGGGTTACGATTTTTTTGGTACTGGCTTTCGCCCGAAAAATTGAACGCTCGATGAGAGTGGAAACGATTATCTTAACGGGAATCATCTTTAGTTCCTTTCTCGGTGCCATTATTTCACTCATGATTGCCTTAACTGGTGATGAGCTTAGGCAAATTATTGGCTGGCTCTTGGGAAGTGTATCGATGAGAGGCTGGGAATACATAAAAATTATTTCACCTTTTTTTGTACTAGGATCTGTCATACTTATTTTTAATGCAAAAGAATTAAATGCCATGTCCTTCGGTGAAGAACGAGCCCACCATTTAGGGGTAAACGTTCAAAAGAGAAAATTGATGATCCTGACTGCAGGATCGATTTTGACAGGAGCTGCAGTTGCGGTTTCAGGAACGATTGGTTTTGTGGGACTGGTGATTCCACATCTTTCTCGATTATTATGGGGTCCCGATCATAGGCACCTGCTTCCACTATCAATCATTACGGGAAGTGGATTTTTAATTGTAGCAGATTTAATCTCAAGAACAATTATTTCCCCAACTGAGCTGCCGATTGGAGTCATAACGGCTTTATTTGGTGCCCCGGTATTTGCGTTAATTCTGTTACAGAGAAAAAGAACGGAAAGAAGTGGATAA
- a CDS encoding ABC transporter substrate-binding protein: protein MKKLSSLLLILLLTIGALAACGEQKEPVKDEGNSSTEQKGEETAFPVTIKDALDNEVTIEAKPEKIVSVIPSNTEIAFALGLNEEIVGVSNFDNFPEEAASKEKIGDMELNIEKIISLQPNLVLAHESTADNGKEGLQQLRDAGIAVLIINDALNFEEVYDTINVIGKATGETKAAEDLIKGMQDKLAEIKAKAGEIKEKKKVFVEVSPAPEVFTTGKNTFMDEMISLINAENIANDQEGWVKMDQESIIDRNPNVIITTYGFYTENATELVLGRQGWENVNAIKNKQVIDVDSDTVTRSGPRIVEGVEELAKAVYPEVFK, encoded by the coding sequence ATGAAAAAATTATCATCATTATTACTTATTCTATTGTTAACAATAGGTGCTTTGGCAGCATGTGGTGAACAGAAAGAACCTGTAAAGGATGAAGGAAACAGCAGCACTGAGCAAAAAGGAGAAGAAACAGCCTTTCCAGTAACCATAAAAGATGCATTAGATAATGAGGTTACGATAGAGGCAAAACCCGAAAAAATTGTTTCTGTTATACCGAGTAACACAGAGATTGCTTTTGCCTTAGGACTTAATGAAGAAATTGTAGGTGTATCTAATTTTGACAATTTTCCTGAAGAAGCAGCATCAAAAGAGAAAATCGGTGATATGGAACTAAATATCGAAAAAATTATTTCTTTACAACCCAATCTCGTATTGGCACATGAATCAACTGCTGATAATGGGAAAGAAGGACTTCAACAGCTTAGAGATGCTGGAATTGCCGTTTTAATTATTAATGACGCTCTAAATTTCGAAGAGGTGTATGACACAATCAACGTGATTGGAAAAGCTACAGGTGAAACAAAGGCTGCGGAGGATTTAATTAAAGGGATGCAGGATAAATTAGCTGAAATTAAAGCCAAGGCGGGCGAAATAAAGGAAAAGAAAAAGGTGTTTGTAGAGGTATCTCCTGCTCCAGAAGTGTTTACAACGGGAAAAAACACATTTATGGATGAAATGATCAGTTTGATTAATGCTGAAAATATTGCAAACGATCAAGAAGGATGGGTTAAAATGGATCAAGAATCAATCATTGATCGAAACCCGAATGTCATCATTACTACATATGGTTTTTATACTGAAAATGCTACAGAATTAGTGTTAGGTAGACAAGGCTGGGAAAATGTCAATGCGATTAAGAATAAGCAAGTTATCGATGTAGATTCTGACACTGTAACACGTTCAGGTCCAAGGATTGTTGAAGGAGTAGAGGAACTTGCAAAGGCTGTCTATCCGGAAGTTTTTAAATAA